Below is a genomic region from Miscanthus floridulus cultivar M001 chromosome 1, ASM1932011v1, whole genome shotgun sequence.
atgtactcgcaagacttatccaactcgtgggaataatttcccgactccaagggatatgcaaagctttagggtttgctgggtttcttttcatagaaagcaatgctaatagtgaatccttatttatgttattattagccatcatgattaattctttatctagccattctatgtaagcacatgttctactttcaagcaagggttgagcaatcagttccatttcatcacctttcatcttttagttcttactatggtgctagaatgtagacaagccgtaccggattgcccgacGATTCGTGAATGAATGCCCCCTGCTGGGttccccaaaaacacatgcctcgcttgtaccctaggcacaaacaggactaacccatcactctcctatcacggggtccaggtccctgcccaaacttggactccaagcccccactcctgagtcccaaacttagtgcggtgcaaggacctccaccatgcccgcctccaatcagttggtccggaaagagccagaacccacaataggagagcaacaagtctttcctacgcccatacccaagtatgtgcttgggataataagtctgtgacttgcctagaacccaatgcaatggccagtccttaaccgacatagatagggaaaaaagtgtaaccaaacTATTCCCTATTGGCTGCTGAACACAACCTCTTAcgcccaccaatacccaaacgaTATTCctacctggtcaccattttcctttccaccagtttatcatgagtgatcataattttcatctattgtgagtaacggcaggttactcatgctaccgataccctaagcatagcagctactcgacctatactagtaggactcataggtaagtatatttatgcatgtagttttcataaaatgcctataacgtaaatgcacatcacatatatattcagtgatcattcaaaaataggggttatgcatcggggcttgccttgggtaggcggggtgtcaacaaagtcagcaacgaatGGCTCTAGAgctccctcctatacgagaacctcctcctcatactcctcaataatctccttGTAGTCCTGTTCATCTATAGGCATGAACTCTactaactcatgatctacatgcatggaatgatgatgcaacacttagtaatatggcaacagcaactcttaaaataagaatacatctgtcaagctactaagctagttctactgactaaggtgctaagttacctactattaccactaacaagtaagAAACATGACATgtactatcttagcaactaaaggtattcttactcttaataccgatttactctatatatgataaaacaaggagtactagcgactctatttatcatcctactctagtgctacaaaaattacagtgagcacgcaataatctaatgagccttctataaaaatttcatggctaaagctatcaccgatttgccacaaaaattcctacaaatattaagctaagtaaaactaagctttctaaatttaatttatgaatctatcattatcatagctaactgtaaactaactacaccaacagatagatagcatgtttatgaacctaacaaattttgtttcactatttttggacatctacaacatttactatcattttCCAAAGATCAACTAAAAACTGAATTGAATAAACCTTTACTAATTCACTAGAAAATGAAAAACTGAATTCAAACCGTGGCCTACTACTCGCGGCGTGGCCCATGTCCGCGCGGCACGAGCACACTCGTGCTCCACCAGCATGGCCCATGTGGGGGCGTGACCCAGCCGAGCGACGCTGGCCCACGACGGGAAGGCCCAAGTGCTACGGCCATTTTGCGAAAACATCCCTAACCTATAAGCGAATCACCCTAATATCCATGGCACTATTCCTACAGTCAGCTACTTCATAGATAAGATCTTGAAACAATCTATCTTCATAATGGCGATACCCTCAGGCACCCGCACACACACCGGCGTAGCGGCGCTGGCACAAGGTGGTTACGCCGGCCATACCAGCCCCGCCTCGCCCCCAATAgtgagccgatgctcacctaggcgCAAACTCGAAGCATTGTACGATGAAGCAGTGAACGGAGATGCTATCCTAAGCTCCCTCCACGATGATGGACTCCTCCCTACGACGGCGGCCACATTCCCATGAGCCAAGGCACAGACAACATAAACGAGCTCAAGAATAGGCATTAACGACTCACCCCAAACCTACTAGGGAAGATACACGTGCTCGTATGAGTTGGCATGGCTCGAGCGGCTACAACACATTAACTTGCAAGCCGACGGCGACATGGCCATGTGCCAGCACAGCGACTCTGGCGGATGCGACACAAGTGGTGCAATGCACGTGGATGATTCAGCACTCGCAGCCATGGCTAGCAGTAGCGCGGTGACGCAACACAACGTAGGCAGCGACACGACAAAGTGGGCGGCAGGAACACGGAGACGGGACAATGGCGCAGCGATGCAGGCGGATGCGATGCTGGCGGTGAGAGTGCACACGTTGGCCCAGCGCTTGCGACTGAGGCTAGCAGTTGCACGAGGACCTAGCAAGATAGATGACAGCGGCGGAGTAGAGTGTCTAGGGCCGCCAACACCAGCGTGGTGGCACACGTGAGTGCGTGCTTGGGCGCGGCAGCAGGTGGCAGTGGCCAACAGCGTGGAGCCAGCGGCAGGCCCAGCCAACGCGGTGGCACACATGTGGGTGTGTGTGCACTTGCGCGTCAGGCAAACCAACGTAGCGCACCAAGTCAAGGCAATGGTTACCGCATCCAAATGCTAAAGCAGTCCGAGAACGTGccatgcacgatttttaaagcacCCCAAAAATCCATCTCGATGCTTTgattgctaaaccacctattttacacccgagatggcatgttaggctactaaaacaagccctaataccATACCATTACTTCACTcgattcttctacaaaaattgccaaacttagctTCATCAAAGCGTTTTCCGACATAAGAAATTTGACTGTCTtgatcggtttcgcgtcaaattcgatttccaagctattaagtatgctagctagtgaatcatgtgctcgaccgcaagtatttcaccgccacctacaaagtttgtactaccaactttattaaagtttcgtatatgcgttctataacattgttgttcaataaaaattcatttagaaccctaagtgatataacgcgacatgaaatataacattcgttttgcATTTCTGATGAACGTTTCGATTCTCaaaaattgatttacacactataattCATACACTCACACATAAATTTGATGCTCATGCattgttttagcaaaagactatacagtgtaacaccgagggtgttacaggcttcgcctcacccgacaacGAGGCcgagggctccgtctcacccgacctcttgGGGCGGGCTTcggctcacccgaccccaaggctacgggctccaccttgcccgacctctgggggcaggcttcgcctcgcccaaccttgAGGCTAGGGGCTCTACCTCACCTAACCCAAAGGTCATagcctccgcctcacccaaccccgaggccatgggcttcgcctcgccctacCCTTTGTTTTgtgctctacctcgcctgacccctcaggtgtgggctccgtctcacctgatgtggtcccataccaccaccaaccactccaggtctaggcgtatgggcctgggtcaaaactctaacaccagggaagagactggcatgcctctATGTAACCCATGGTCACAATGGGCCATAactgagggttcacatcaagaacagcattggtcgtaccggtgttgttctgcctaccCCTCATATGGATACTGACaagcgtgtcagttcaccacgacatccgctAGGATGGAGTGGAGTGCCATGACTGGCAGGCGACGCCTACACATGGCACCAGTGATGGACTGGGTCATGATGTGGCGCCATCCCTATTGATATCTATAGGGTCGACAGAACCTgcctgaaggagaagaaggacccggtgatccaaaggacttctctctctctctctcatttttcTCTCTTCCTAcattgtaacccatgctttcccttggcctataaaagggaaagcagggtgtcccATGAAGGGGACTGGACCCGATTGAATCACCCCGATCTAATTCAAGCCAGATAAACACACAAGAACATGACAtgaacacacggctgagcagcgatcgatctcttagcacccattcactctttccactagagacttgggatcctttccctctctcatccatttgtaacccctactgtaaactttcagtgctagtaacacgagcagcagcaacgaactagaaatttactagtataaaccttgtgtcctctaagcacaccatacGAGCcaaacgcgcaatattagaaatttactcattgatggtaactcgaaacaccgacagttggtgtgctaggtaggagccttttgcgtgtctcgacatccacaccaggcctcagatggctagtcacaatgTCAGCTCGGTCCCGAGCGCGCACATGCActtcgggagcctagacttcatcatcacgatggaGGGATAGTTGGTGCGGCCTCCCATCATCGTCTAGCCTCTCCACTTCACCGGCCTCGATGTGATTgccgaggcacttgaggagctgcagctgcacacactggaggcccatgcccccagGAGTGACTAGCTCCTTGGcttcgactacgggaggttagagcACCACCTCTCCTTGTTTGGCAATGTCATGGCACAACTTGCCGAAGGAGAGcccctctccctagaatacctcatccaaagtgccccgacagcgctcccattcggtctctgcaatgcctcagagaccattggccaccttgtggcacaacgcacgcctccatcccccacaaacgatgagttcatggggatgaccgaatatgttgtagaatctttccacgacctcctcgtgaGAGAAACGGAGTCACCCTCCACCTCTAACTCTAGCAAGGGgaaccatcacccctctcatgaatgtttcatggtaggtacccccaagggacatgtcaaaagcatccacaaggaagaggctaccccaatgaacaacctcgacgacgaggttgagagggatgcaggggccccaccatgCTTGCGGGTGGAGAAACTAAAGGctcggcaccaagagctcgaggaagcatgactctagcttgagcaggaatgcatggagctcgagcaagagatAAGTGTCATGGAGATAGTGGGCGCGGGCATGCCATGGCCCACGATGTGAACCTGAGGATCATCGAGGTCAATGAAGtgctcccacacttcacccgggcaagccaaaacatctcTACTATGGTAGCCTTGCTCCGGGGGCTACCGAGGCCCATGATGCCCGAGGATTGTtaggcccatcgtgagattcacACACTACTCAAGCATGCTACCTCATAGCAAGATGAGAGCTCACTGTCCTAATGATGCGAGGTCAACGCTAGCCAGCGCACACCCTCGGAGTGACCTAACAAGGACACATCAGTAGACCTAGCGCTGCAAGGTGGTAGGCCGCGCACCTCGGTCCCGATACATGAGTGTCTCGGCCACCACCATGATGCGCATGACACCCTCAATGCCCACAGACGTACCCATggtgatgcgagggagggggCTGACCATGGCTACTACCCTCGTCGTGGCGAATGCTACGACAACAGTGAGGACCAAAGCCTAAGCCCCAGCCTTCCGAGACCTTAGGCCTTCAGctagcacatcctcaacgccaccTTTACACCATGGTATCGACCAACGATgaacatcccaaagtactctagggaaacaaaccccagactatggctcatGGATTATAGGCTTCCTTGCCAAGTTGgtggagcagataatgacaatttcattatccgcaaccttccattgttcctagccgatttagtgtgaacatggttggaacacctttcacCCAATAGAATCCAGAGTTGGgtggacctgaaggagatctttgtgggaacttctagggcacgtacgcACATCCTAGGAACCCTGAGAACTCAAAAACTATTGACAAAAGTCTAgagaaacccttcatgggtaAATCCGGCACTTCTCCCTGCAGTGCAACGAGCTGTCCAACATTGTCGATGGAGACATCATAGGGGCCaacctgtctaggaccacctatgagtccctagttcacaagctaggacataagggcgaGGAGGCGATTGGAGCGATCTTCggccgcctcaagggcaaggcgaagcgggATGAGGACGTCAGTGAAGGAGCCTCCAACCATCCTAGCAAGACAAAGAACAAGCAGCAGCTTGAGGTCTCACTCGTGGCCGCCACTGACCGCAAGGGGGCTCAGAAacccaccgagggtaccctaaatcacttcgagaagctactcaaagggccatgcctgaaccatgccttcctcATCAAgaatctctacaaggactatggcctcatgaagcagttcttgtctggaggctccaataGGGGGGAGCATAGGGGGGACCCCAAGCCAATCGTGGACGACACTAAGGAGAAGGATGACAACTTTCCGAtgctggatggctacctcatgatcttccaAGGGTCAACATCCTATGACTCTAAGCGCCATCAGAAGCTTTCACGCCGCGAGTTCTATACGGCCAAGCCAGCCGTGCCTACCTTCCTACAATGGTTGGAGTCTGTCATAACCTTTGATTGGGCTGACCACCCAGAATGTGTCCCATAGCTGAGATGATATCTACCCATGGTTGACCTGATCATCggcacaaagcggctcaccaaggtactgatggatagaggcagcggcctcaacttCATGTATGCTAAAACACTCgacaccatgggcatcgaccgagcatGCATCCGGTCGACCAGGGCACCTTTCGacagcatcatgcctagaaaacAGGCCGtgtcacttgggcagatcgatctacccatcaccttcggTGATCTGTCCAATTATAGGATAGaggccctcaccttcgaggtggtcaggaTCCAcaaaacctaccacgccatcctaggacatccatgctatgtgaagttcatgtcCGTCtataactacacctacctaaagctgaagatgctgggaccatGTGGGGCACCTCTTTCCAGCGCATCTACGAGTGTGAGGTTGAGTGTTGTGAACATGCTATGGCAATTGTCACCTCCAAAGCGCTCGCGGTGATCAAgaaggaggtcatcgaagaagcacctgaccccaagcggtcgctcgggtcttttgagcctatagagggggccaaggaggtcctcgtagaccctaatggctccaagggcaaagtggtgcgcattggcaccacactttccttcgaataggaaagcacgctcgttgacttccttcgtgccaatatagacatctttgcatggaaaccctcagacatgccacaCATCTCTGAGAAGTcaccaagcatgccttgaagatcaggccgggctccaagccgatgaagcagtGCCTATGTCGCTTCAACAAGGAGacgcgcagggccatcggtgaggagatcacgaagcttttggtggtcgggttcatcaaggaagtataccacctcgaGTGGTtatccaatcccattcttgtacaaaagaagagtgggaaatggagaatgtgtgttgactacatgggtctcaacaaaagcgtgtccaaaggatccatttcctttgccatgcatagaccaagtagttgactcaacctcagggtgcaaaaccctttgcttccttgatgcgtactccgggtaccatcaaatcatgatgaaagagtccgaccagctcacgacatctttcatcaccccatttggattgttctgctatgttacaatgtcattcggtctgaagaacactggggctacataccagcgttgtatgctcaaatgttttGGGGGCCTCATCGgccgaaccattgaggcctacatggatgacatcatggtcaagtccaaacgagCTAactaggtcatagccgaccttaagcagaccttcgcaaaacttcgagcaaacgacattaagctcaaccccgagaagtgcatttttggggtcccgaggggtatgctgctgggtttcatCATCTctaagcatggcatcgaagccaacctagagaagatcttggccatcacaaggatgggcctaattCAGAACATAAACGGGGTACAGCGAGTTACGGGGTGCCTTACCATGCTTAGCCTCTTCAACTCACACCTCGAtgaacaaggtctccccctctatcagctcctgaagaaggccaatcattttgaatggatgcccgaagcctaggaggcacttaacacgatcaagcagcttctgataaaggccccgatcctggtcccCGGACCAATGGGGAACCGCTTCTACTCTGCATTATggcaccacacaagtggtcagcgccgccctggtagtagagcgagaagaagagggacacgccctcaaagtgtagcATTCCGTATACTTCATTAGAGAAGTattgtctgattccaagacctgctacccccaaatctagaagctcctatatgccatcctcatcaccaagaggaagatgcaccactacttcgagtcacatccgatgATGGTTGTGATGTCCTTCCCCCTTGGTGTGgttgtccaaaactaggatgccacgggaagaatcatgaagtgggaactcgagctgatgggtcaaggcatttcgtatgcctcccggacgaccatcaagtcccaagtgctggctgatttcgttgcagagtggaccaaggtccaaatgccaccagtggtcatcgaccaagagtactggatgatgtacttcgatggatcactgatgaagaaaggcgccggtGTGGGATTGGTCTTCGTTTCGCCCCTTAGGGTATGCATGAGGTCCATGGTTCGCCtctatttcccctc
It encodes:
- the LOC136465262 gene encoding uncharacterized protein, whose translation is MVDLIIGTKRLTKVLMDRGSGLNFMYAKTLDTMGIDRACIRSTRAPFDSIMPRKQAVSLGQIDLPITFGDLSNYRIEALTFEVVRIHKTYHAILGHPCYVKFMSVYNYTYLKLKMLGPCGAPLSSASTSVRLSVVNMLWQLSPPKRSR